Below is a genomic region from Triticum dicoccoides isolate Atlit2015 ecotype Zavitan chromosome 5A, WEW_v2.0, whole genome shotgun sequence.
tcggtcatgtctacatagttctcgaacccgtagggtccgcacgcttaacgttcgttgacgatatagtatttatgagttatgtatgttggtaaccgaatgttgttcggagttccagataggatcacagacatgacgaggaactccggaatggtccagagataaagtttgatatatggtataatagtgtttggtctccggaagggttccggaattcaccggaaggggttctggatgtttcccaaaatgtttgggtacgagaacactttatttgggccaaaggggaaagcccacaaggtttttggaaagcgcaaaaggaagttttgtagaGTCCAtgggccagacgctagggtccctggcgtctgggtccagacgctgggaatcctggcgtctggccctggagtccgagaaggactcttgcctttcgggtgaaaccgactttgtggaggcttttactccaagtttcgatcccaaggctcaacatataaatagaggagtagggctagcacccaagacacatcaagaaacaccaagtcgtgtgccggcaaccctgtcccctctagtttatcctccgtcatagttttcgtagtgcttaggcgaagccctgcgaagattgttcttcaccaacaccatcaccatgccgtcgtgctgccagaactcgtctactacttcgcccctcttgctggatcaagaaggcgaggatgtcatcgagatgaacatgtgcaaaactcggaggtaccgtgcgttcggtacttggatcagtcggatcgtgaagacgtacgactacatcaaccgcgttgtgctaacacttctgcttttggtctacgagggtacatagacatactctcccctctcgttgctatgcatcaccatgatcttgcgtgtgcgtaggaaatttttgaaattactatgttccccaacacgatctatgccaacccaacaaacaccttcggagatacctgtagagcatctttataatcacccagttacgttgtgacgtttgatagcacacaaggtgttcctccggtattcaggagttgcataatctcatagttagaggaatatgtataagtcatgaagaaagcaatagcaataaaacttaacgatcattatgctaagctaacggatgggtcttgtccatcacatcattctcctaatgatgtgatcccgttcatcaaatgacaacacatgtctatggtcaggaaacttaaccatctttgattaacgagctagtcaagtagaggcatactagggacaccttgttttgtctatgtatccacacatgtatcaagtttccggttaatacaattctagcatgaataataaacatttatcatgatataaggaaatataaataacaactctattattgcctctagggcatatttccaactgcATGGAGACCGCTGAcgcccaggagtagttaggaggtcccaggtaggagaccttgcctcttcgatcgttgttgtttttgtgctttccttcttaaggcagtcttgtttaatttatgtatgtactcagatattgttgcttctgctgactcttgtgtatcgagctatgtatttgagccagcgaggcccctggcttgtattattttaatttgtgtctagagttgtgttgtgatatcttcccgtgagtccttgatcttaatcatacacatttgcgtgtatgattagtgtacgattgaatcgggggcttcACAATGTCCTCATAGACAACTTTTCTCTTCGCGTCCCAGACTACCCATAGAGTGATGGCCATCCGAGTGAACCGGTCCGGATTAAGAGCTTCATTGAGTGCAAACAACCAATCACGTGGATCATCGTTGACATGTTGACACATTTTCTGGACCAGCTCTTCTTCCGAGAGCACCCATACGCAGCGGGCCATGGTGCAGTCGATCATCGTGTGTCTCCAAGAGTCCAGAGCTCCGCAAAGCATGCAAGCCACCGAGTCCGCCATATGTCTTTGCTCGAGCACGTCGGCTGTTGGAATAGAGCTTCCTACAAGTCTCTACAAAAAGAATTTGACCTTGGGTGGTAACTTTACCTTCCATAATGATGACCACGAGTTCCTCTCTTGTTCAGATCCTGAAGATCCCTCCACTTCATCAATCCAAGATTCTCTCAAAAGTTTAGTGTTTATGATCATCCTGTAAGCTGACCTTACCGAAAAGCCACCCCTCTTCTCCCTGCTCCATGCCCAAAAATCATTGATATTTCTAGTGCAAAGGGGAATGCTCAAGACTGCCTCAACGTCTATTGGGAGGAAAACTGGTCGGATTAGTGCTTCGTCCCATGTGGCAGTCGTAGTGGAGATTAGTTGAGACACCAAAATCAGCGGGTTCGAAACCCTCGACGTGATGGCTCTCATCATGCCCTATATCGGTAGCCAGTTATGCTACCAGATATCTGTTGTATGTCCATTCTCAATCCTACGTATAATACCTTGTCTTAGCATATCCCGTCCGTCAAGCACTGCCCTCCAAATCTGGGACGGTCTCCCGCCTAGCTCAGCTTCCAATAGTGTGGACTCCGGAAAGTATGCAACCTTCAAAATTCTTGCGCTCGGAGAATTAGGCTCGGTCAATACTCTCCAGGCCTGTCTggcaagcaaagcaagattaaaaatTTCCGTATCGCGAAAACTCAGACCGCGCAAGTGTTTTGGCCTAGTCATGATCCCAAGCCACCCCGCTAGGCTTCCTCTTGCCCGCTTTGCTTCTCCACCAGAACCGACGGATGATGGAAGTGATGTTCTCACATAGGCCCCGCGGAAGCCTGAAGCAAGCCATAAAAAAATAGGCAGGGCGTAATAAAGCTCTCACATAGGGCCCGGGAACCTTTCTTTCGTCCTAGCTCAGCTGGTGACGGCGTAATAAAGCTTCGCGAATTGTCTAGAAAAACTATGTCGTTCCGGACAGTCTATTTTATGCTTAGATTTTTTACGAGTTTTTATTAATGTCAAATAGTTATCGCTAGATGGTCCACGAATCTGATTGTAATTTTTATTATCTTTAATGTTCTTTGTACTATGCGATTGAAGTTGAGTTTCTCACAAAAAAAGTTTCAAAGATTACTGACTTTTTTCTGAATTGCTAATTTTTCCATGAAAATTGTTTATGAGGTTAATCTACAACCAGCTGTATCCTGGTATTTTCCACATCGTTCTatgttccttcttcttttttttaattgtttggattgcttaccatgTGTGTGACCTGGTTTTCTATTCCCCTTCTCAACCTCACCCTGGAGCCTcacggccaaaaagaaaaaaagaaaagactcaTCGTCGACCCGGGCATACCCGAGCCCTGGTAGGTTTGGCTCTCctccctcgggcggcggcggcggcggcggcggctgaatCTCCTGCCACCGGAGTCCCTTCTCTTTACCGGCCGGTGGATTGGCTCCACCCTCCCTCCCAAATCCCCCGCCCccgatcttcctcctcctccgcgccCTACATCGCCCCCGGCGCCTGAGCACACGGacgccgtcctcctcctcgcctACGACGCCGCCGCCCCCTACCTCCTTCCTCCAACGCCGCCTACCGCCCTGCTTCACTTCCGACACCGCTGGCCCGCCCTGCTTCGCCTCCGAATCCAAGGTAGCGCCATCACCATCTTTTCCTAGTTATGCTATTGATCTAGCGGGTTTCCCTCGAGTGAATTTTGGAAGTTCCTGGGGTGACCTCTAATTCTTAAGGAACCGTAATATCAAATATATATACTGCTTGGTATAGAACTTCAAAAGGCAGCTCAAAATTTCATCTGAAGCTTGTTATTTGATAGAAATGTTGTTTCTGAACATTGCTTACGCTAGTGGAATATACCACATTTTGGCAGTGCCTTTTCTTTCTTGATGATGAAAATCTGTGTTACATGGAtggtaggtagtactccctccgtcccaaaataagttttTAGACTATCAGGAGGGCAAAAACGCCCCCCCGGTTCCATTTTTCAGTCCCAAAGCAAGTATTATTCTGCTTTGTCTAGCAATTGTTTTGTGATGAAGTGGTTAGAGTTAACTGCATGTTTTTCTCTGTTTATTTGTTTCTCTGAGGCCCCTTTTTTACTTGTCCAGTATAGGGTCAGTGGCCCAGCTTCTGCAAATGCTTCAAGGCAGCGGCATCTCCAACCAGAAGACCTTGTATGAAGTTCTATCTGTGCCTGAAGATGCTACATATGACGAGATACGTGCAGCATACAAGTGTGCTGCTTTAAACACACATCCTGACAAAGCACAGGCGACTCTCGAACCATCTGTGTCTACCGGCGAGCAACATGGTTTTTTCAGTGTACAGAAGGCATGGGAAACCCTACGCTACCCCAAATGTCGAGCAGAGTATGATAAACAACTACAATCGTCCAGACAGAGCCTTGATGTCATCGCAACCGATATCGAAATCGAGGATATGATCGTTGAAAGCTCTGGCGATGGCGTTGAGCTATTGTACGCCTGTAGATGCGGCGATTATTTTTCGATCACAGCCTGCGAACTTGGTGAAATGGGAATTTCGGTGAGTGAAGATGGGGAAATAGAAGCGCAGGCACCTGATTCTTTACCAACGTCTGTTGTTCTGGGCTGTGGCTCATGTTCTCTTAAAACAAGGCTGATTATAAATAAAGCTTGATTCGTTGTACTGATTTGAACACCTTCTACCCTGCTCTTTTGAAGCACCTCCGATCATGGTCGACATAGCGTGTACTGCTGGCTCTGTACCTGAGCTCCTGATGGTTGTATTGAGATGATGATGTTTTTGACCATTGTGCTCAGCTAACCGCCTTTGTCGATTCAAGTCGCTGTGGGTTGTTATCTGTACGTCTCATTCCGTTAATTTTGCTTATTATTGGCTATGACTTGATGCTCCCTCACCTGTCGCTGGTTCTGATGTTCACATGTACGACAGCTGAGGTGAATGCTTGCTGCTCATTTCTTTGACTTGGATGATTTCTCCTGTCAATTGCACTGACGAAACAACAACAAAGAGCAGGTCCTAATTTGTTGTGTCTTTTGCTGTAAATTACTGCAATATATTTGGCATTACTCTTTCTGCCGTGTCTGGTCTATACTGCTAAGCATGGGCGGCATCTTACACAGAACGGTCTCGTTTTGTATGATGTTGCCAAGGGATGATCTATCAGCATATGTTTATTAGTAAAACCTAATCCGCCGTTAACGGCAAGTCACTCACCTGTAACATGACTATGTGCGTGTACCCGGTCACACTTGTcatcttttttttatttggaccGTAGTGTACGTTGTATTTTGTTGCGTATACAGCTCAACCTGTCTCTTCACACCGATCCATTTGTTACCACACGAACCTAAGCTAAGgtcctgtttggttccaaataagtcatcaacttataagtcgaaaattGAAAAAAGTAATTTATTTTACCAAACAggtccaacttataagtcataagttgctccacctcaacttaaaacttataagtcacccccttttacATGGGTCCCATCATCTTTACATAAAAAAACAAGATGGAAAGATGTGGTCAGATAATTTATAAGTCAAGTAAAAATCAAACGGGCGATTTATAAATCAGGTGACTTATAAATCAGGTGATTTATTGGAACCAAACATGCCCTAAGCATTTCGTTTTCACGACCGCATTCCCACCGCACCTGCACCTGCATCTGCGTGCGCCGGCATGGATGGCAAAAGACATCTCTACCCGCGCATGGCATGGCATGCACCTTGGGCTTTGATTCGCACCACGGCCCTGTCCCGAAAGCTACATCAAACCACCACCAGCAATGTTGTCTTGCATCTTCTTCTTTATTCGATCCTTCCGAAGAGAGCATTTTTGCTTCCGAATCATTTCCCGCTATGATCTTGCACGACAAGATTGCCTGCAAGCTCACTGCTTCCTTGTTTGCGGCTGCGGTGCTCCCGGCCACGTAGCCAACGCGATCTTCGCTTATTTGAACCTTGCGTCGATTAAACTTTGTACTGGTCGTGGTTGTGCTGCTTACGCCTTGACGATCAAACTTCCGTCCTTGTTGGGTCGAAGCACACGGACCAGTACACTTTCCAGCTCAGAACAAGGCGGCTGTGACGTAGCCTTGAACCCAAAGGATCACACACGAGCTCTACGCACTAGTACGATACAATACAACCACAATCGAGAGCCACCTCTGTTCCGTCCAAGTTGCGGGGCACTTGTCATTTGTCATGCGCGTCCACTTCAACCCCTCGTCACCTCATGAAAAACCCATTCGCGCCGGTCGCAGCGACAACAAGATCGCTCCCCCATTTATACGCACACCCGAGATCACATACTACATCGCGTGTCGTGAGCGTTGCACTAGCAGCTTGATCGATCCTCTGCGTGCAGTTAGCAATGCCTTGCCTGGCGCACGAGCACCATCCCAGGCTCCCCGCCGCTAACCACTGCAGCAGGTCCCTCTCCTGCCTCGTCAGGGAGGCCTACGCGCTCTGCCATGGCCCCTGCCTCGGCATCCCCGCCGCCGGGTGGAGCTCCGGCGACGACGACAGCGAGGAGGACGACCGCGCCATGCTCGACACGAAAGAGGTAGCGTCAGAGCGTGCTCTGTTCTTGACCCATTCATGTGAGCACGGCACATCCGTGTAACTACTGTATTATTATTGCATTCAGGTGATACTGAACGAGATGAGAAAGCGGGAGATGAGGAAGCGGCCGTCGAGCTGCGGCGTGGGCTCTGTCGGGCGCCTTCGCGTGGTCCTTCACTCCGCTCCACCCGAGAAGCGTTCGCGGGAAGGCCTCGAGTAGTGAGAAGTGCGTCGCCGTGGAGGAGGAAGAGAAGTCGGCGGCGAGTGACGGGGACAACGAGAGCGAGGCGTTCTTCTCGGTGAAGAGCTTCTTCACGCGCAGCACGAGCAGGGCAGCGACCGTGGCGTCGTCGACGGACATGGACCCGCCTGCGGCGTGGGAGGGCTTACGGGGCTGCGAGGGGTGGCCGTTCGGGCTGTGCCGCCGCTGCCCAGCACGCCGGCCGACTCGTGGCAATGGCGCaagcggagcagcagcagcagcaacctcgCCGTCAGGCCTGACCACAGCCCGGCTCCGGCTTACAGCTTAAAGATCACTACCGGTTAATAGTTAATCGGCGCCGCCATTACAGAAACAAGAACCTCCATTGCCAAGAATGAAACCCCCAAACTGCTGGTATACAACGGCTGCATCCGGACAGCACAGCTACAATGAACAGAAAATAAACAAATAAAAGGGCGTGAAAAGAACTGGAAAAAGCTTTCAGATCAGCCGCCGCCCGGCGTCGGCGCCGGCGTCGTCGCGGCGGCCGAAGAGGAGGGCGGCAAAGCTGGCGGCGGCGCagacggcggcgacggcgttgcCCTCGCAGAGCAGCACGCGGAGCGCGAGCCGCGCGATGTCGGCCGTGGCGCGGCGCGCCTCGGCGACCAGCGACCGCCGGGGCTTGCCCGCGAACGCCAGCAGCACGAGCACGGTGATCCAGGTCACCAGCATGGCGGGCGCGGCGACGGCCAGCGCGGCGCCCATGGAGAGCAGGCCGAAGACGGCGCCGTACATGACGGATGCGTAGAGCGCGGCGGGCCACGCGGCCGGGTGCGCCGCCGAGCCCGCGGCCGCGGCGTAGTACCAGGCGCGCACGGACGCCAGCAGGCTCCAGGAGGAGGAGAGCAGCGCGGCGTAGACGGCGAGGAAGAGCGCCGCCCAGGTGCGGCGCCTGCTCATGGCTCGGAGCAGgagggaggtccaggggggccacgacggCGGGCCCGGCTCGGCGGCCTCCTGATCCGCCATAGACGGGGCTCGGCTGCTTGGTTGCTGGATTCCAAGGTGGTAATTTTGGGGGCGGGGGGTTCTGGCTGCGGCTGCGGGCGGGCGGTGGTGCTCTGGTTTACCTTGGTTGCTTTGCTGCTGGGTGAAGGCACGGCAGGGATGCCCGAGTGccgaatcgactcttgctttccgaaAGGGGCTCATCCCCTTTgtcctcttttttatttttcattctAGATTAGAGTAGACTAGAGAGTGGAAAGTGCTGGGAGTTGGGCTGATTCAGGCCAGCTCGAcgtgcgtcggcgtcggcgtcgggctGAGGCCAGCTGGTCCGGCACGGAAGCCTCCCGCCGGCGACAACGCACGCACGGCAGACGGCGCACAGTAAGAGCGTCCACGGCCACGAACAGCGCCGATGGCCTCCCGTTTGGCCTGTCGGACAACCACACATCTCTCAAATGTGGTTCAACACAAAGCAAAATAAGTCGCAGCTTAACAATCCGAGCATGTCAAAATAAATTTCAAGTTCGAGCTTGACGGGTCACTCGCTGACCGGGCACCATCCATGTCGCCTGCTCCGTAGCCATCCTTGCGTCCTGCTCTGTCTGCACCCTTGTCGTCTCCTCTACCTGCATCCTTGCCTCCACTTCCGCTGCTGCCATGGATGGGGTTCGGGAGGCCGAGcgccgcggggggaggggggtgaACACTGCTCCTCGAGGTTCACAACCACTCCCTGCGACGCCGCTTCCCTCTCTGCCGCCTCCATTAGTGTCTAATAGTGATCTTAGTCTCGTACGAATAAAACTACTTTCGTGACCGTAGTTTCGTATGAATAAAGTTTGTGTCATCACAAATCTTGGTTTTCCGATCCGATGAGGTGATGTTTGTGTGTCAAGTAATTTTTTGTTGGTTTGATTATTTCTGAAGTTGGAATTTGATATCAACACCATGGTGAGAACTTTGTGATTTAACAATGTGCAATTAGGGCAACTCCAACGTGGCCCATTAAATGGACACCATCAAATGTCTGTGGACACGTCCAGACGTGTTCACGGATAGGAATGGGGCAGCAACCGTCCAATTGGATGCACCAAATGCCCGCTCCCATTTTCTTTATATCCGCACTATTGAAAACAATCAAAGATAAACAACACAAATTTTAAGCAAGTGAAAG
It encodes:
- the LOC119301846 gene encoding uncharacterized protein LOC119301846 → MADQEAAEPGPPSWPPWTSLLLRAMSRRRTWAALFLAVYAALLSSSWSLLASVRAWYYAAAAGSAAHPAAWPAALYASVMYGAVFGLLSMGAALAVAAPAMLVTWITVLVLLAFAGKPRRSLVAEARRATADIARLALRVLLCEGNAVAAVCAAASFAALLFGRRDDAGADAGRRLI
- the LOC119301847 gene encoding DPH4 homolog, encoding MLQGSGISNQKTLYEVLSVPEDATYDEIRAAYKCAALNTHPDKAQATLEPSVSTGEQHGFFSVQKAWETLRYPKCRAEYDKQLQSSRQSLDVIATDIEIEDMIVESSGDGVELLYACRCGDYFSITACELGEMGISVSEDGEIEAQAPDSLPTSVVLGCGSCSLKTRLIINKA